One Lentibacillus cibarius DNA window includes the following coding sequences:
- the ilvD gene encoding dihydroxy-acid dehydratase, with protein MEKDLRIKSQVFSDNTMRAPNRAMLRAVGVTDEDFQKPMIGVASTWSEVTPCNIHIDDLAVSAKKGAREAGGTPLIFNTITVSDGISMGTQGMRYSLPSRDLIADSIETVVGAENLDGFVAIGACDKNIPGCMIAIANADVPAIFVYGGTISPGSHNGKDIDIVSVFEGVGKHNNGDISDEELKNIECRACPGAGACGGMYTANTMASAVEAMGMSLPGSSSNPAESDEKAEDCAKAGEAVYKLLDKGIYPKDIMTKEAFENAMTVVMALGGSTNAILHLLGMAHAIGVDITIDDFNRIQEKTPHLADLKPSGKYVMQDLHRVGGVQAVMKRLYEAGYLHGDCLTVTGKTVAENLADAPSLAADQQIIAPLDNPKRADGPLIVLKGNLAPKGAVAKVSGVKVKRHTGPARVFNTEQEATDAVRRNEIQEGDVLVIRYVGPKGGPGMPEMLSVSSLLVGKGLGEKVALLTDGRFSGGTHGLVVGHIAPEAQTGAPIALLQEGDSVTIDSEKKEISAAISEDEFARRKAEWIAPPLYKKGVLGKYAHNVSCSSKGAVTDFLDQDE; from the coding sequence ATGGAAAAAGATTTACGAATTAAAAGTCAAGTGTTCAGTGATAATACGATGCGTGCTCCGAACCGTGCTATGCTAAGGGCAGTAGGTGTAACTGACGAGGATTTTCAAAAGCCGATGATTGGTGTTGCCAGTACATGGAGCGAGGTAACACCATGTAATATTCATATTGATGATCTTGCTGTAAGTGCTAAAAAAGGGGCGAGAGAAGCGGGTGGCACGCCGCTCATTTTTAATACGATTACCGTTTCCGACGGCATTTCCATGGGGACACAAGGCATGCGTTATTCACTACCCAGCCGTGATCTCATTGCCGATTCGATTGAGACAGTTGTCGGTGCCGAAAATTTGGACGGGTTTGTTGCCATCGGTGCTTGCGATAAAAACATTCCCGGCTGTATGATTGCCATTGCCAACGCCGATGTTCCGGCCATTTTTGTCTATGGTGGAACTATTTCGCCGGGTTCGCACAATGGTAAAGATATTGATATCGTGTCTGTATTTGAAGGGGTTGGCAAGCACAATAATGGCGATATCAGTGATGAGGAACTAAAAAATATTGAATGCCGTGCATGCCCTGGTGCGGGTGCATGTGGCGGTATGTATACGGCGAATACGATGGCATCCGCTGTTGAGGCAATGGGGATGAGTTTGCCGGGAAGCTCGTCGAACCCTGCTGAGTCTGATGAAAAAGCAGAGGACTGTGCTAAGGCGGGTGAAGCCGTTTACAAGCTTCTGGACAAAGGTATCTATCCGAAAGACATCATGACAAAAGAGGCATTTGAGAATGCCATGACCGTTGTGATGGCACTTGGCGGGTCGACCAATGCCATTCTGCATCTGCTTGGAATGGCTCATGCGATTGGTGTCGACATCACGATTGACGATTTTAATCGGATTCAGGAAAAAACCCCACATCTGGCTGATTTAAAGCCGAGCGGGAAGTATGTTATGCAGGACTTGCACCGAGTCGGAGGTGTACAAGCCGTCATGAAACGCTTGTATGAAGCGGGATATCTGCATGGGGACTGTCTGACGGTTACTGGAAAAACGGTTGCTGAAAATCTTGCTGATGCACCATCACTGGCAGCGGATCAGCAGATTATCGCACCGCTTGACAATCCTAAACGTGCCGATGGTCCACTGATTGTCCTGAAAGGTAACCTTGCACCTAAAGGAGCTGTTGCCAAAGTATCCGGAGTCAAGGTGAAACGACACACAGGCCCGGCGCGTGTCTTTAACACTGAACAGGAGGCAACGGATGCGGTCAGACGAAATGAAATACAGGAAGGCGATGTGCTCGTTATCCGCTATGTTGGACCAAAAGGTGGGCCTGGTATGCCTGAAATGCTTTCTGTATCCAGCCTGCTTGTTGGTAAAGGGCTCGGTGAAAAAGTTGCCCTATTGACTGATGGCCGTTTTTCAGGTGGGACACATGGGCTTGTTGTAGGTCATATCGCACCAGAAGCACAGACCGGTGCACCTATCGCGCTTTTGCAGGAGGGTGACAGTGTTACGATTGATTCAGAGAAAAAAGAAATATCCGCCGCTATCTCTGAGGATGAATTTGCTCGGCGAAAAGCGGAATGGATCGCACCGCCATTGTACAAAAAAGGTGTCTTGGGTAAATATGCCCATAACGTATCTTGTTCGTCTAAGGGTGCAGTAACTGATTTCTTGGATCAGGATGAATAA
- a CDS encoding bile acid:sodium symporter family protein gives MKVLEKVSNFAGKTFAVWVIVFSVLSLLSPESFAWIAPHIALLLGIIMFGMGLTLTLDDFKGVVRAPKSVLTAVAAQYTIMPLLAFGLAVGFQLPAEVAAGVILVGCCPGGTASNVMTFLAKGNTALSVSVTAVSTVLAPVLTPMLTWLFASKWLPVSAGDMFISIVQIVLIPVVLGVVIRILFSRQVDKSVAVLPLVSVIGIVAVASAVVAVNREYILTTGMLIMTVVMLHNVLGLFIGYLLAKLFRFDLRDQKAVSIEVGMQNSGLGSTLALAHFAPAAAVPSALFSVWHNISGPVLQHGGEKRMQRKQSATMIIQKQAKTR, from the coding sequence ATGAAAGTGTTGGAAAAGGTCAGTAATTTTGCAGGAAAGACATTTGCGGTTTGGGTGATTGTATTTTCAGTATTAAGTCTTCTCTCACCGGAAAGTTTTGCCTGGATTGCCCCGCATATTGCACTGCTATTAGGAATTATTATGTTTGGAATGGGGCTCACGTTGACACTGGACGATTTTAAAGGCGTTGTACGTGCACCGAAAAGTGTGTTAACGGCCGTTGCAGCGCAATATACTATCATGCCGCTTCTTGCGTTTGGACTTGCTGTTGGTTTTCAGCTGCCTGCAGAGGTTGCGGCTGGAGTCATTCTGGTTGGCTGTTGCCCAGGGGGAACGGCGTCCAACGTGATGACATTTCTGGCGAAAGGGAATACAGCACTTTCGGTTTCAGTCACAGCGGTATCGACAGTGCTTGCACCAGTTTTAACACCGATGCTGACATGGTTGTTTGCCAGCAAGTGGCTACCGGTATCCGCAGGCGATATGTTTATCTCGATTGTGCAGATTGTATTAATCCCTGTTGTGCTGGGTGTTGTGATTCGTATTCTATTCAGCCGGCAAGTTGACAAAAGTGTGGCAGTGCTGCCGCTTGTATCGGTAATTGGCATTGTTGCAGTAGCTTCCGCTGTTGTAGCGGTCAATCGGGAGTATATTCTTACGACAGGTATGCTGATTATGACAGTTGTTATGCTGCATAACGTGTTAGGACTTTTCATTGGTTATCTTCTGGCAAAGCTGTTCCGATTCGATTTGCGAGATCAAAAAGCTGTTTCGATTGAGGTTGGTATGCAAAATTCTGGACTTGGTTCGACGTTGGCACTCGCCCATTTTGCTCCAGCAGCAGCAGTACCAAGTGCCTTGTTCAGTGTCTGGCACAACATTTCCGGGCCGGTACTGCAACATGGTGGGGAAAAAAGGATGCAGAGAAAACAGTCGGCCACGATGATCATTCAAAAGCAGGCTAAAACGAGGTAG
- a CDS encoding branched-chain amino acid aminotransferase: MEKEHAIQIDLCSSRKEKPRDDELEFGRTFADHMFVMDYTEGEGWHDARIVPYEPITIDPSAMIFHYGQSVFEGMKAYLTAEGNAQLFRPERNFKRMNHSNSRLCIPPIDEAFALKALKQLIALEKEWIPKAEGTSLYIRPFIISTEPFLGVAPARHYKFMIILSPVGAYYKEGINPIKIAVESEYVRTVKGGTGEAKTGGNYAASLKAQEAAEEGIAQVLWLDGVEKKYIEEVGSMNVFFKIDGKVVTPALNGSILEGVTRNSVIQLLKHWDVPVEERKLSMDEVFQAHQEGKLEEAFGAGTAAVISPIGELVWGEHRLNINSGKTGAVAKKLYDTLTGIQYGKTIDPFGWVMPVEERDLQSLKATV; this comes from the coding sequence ATGGAGAAGGAACATGCTATTCAAATAGATCTCTGTTCTTCACGCAAAGAAAAACCGCGCGATGACGAGTTGGAGTTTGGCAGAACGTTTGCCGACCACATGTTTGTAATGGACTATACAGAAGGAGAGGGCTGGCATGATGCACGTATTGTTCCATACGAGCCGATAACGATTGATCCGTCAGCTATGATTTTTCACTATGGCCAGTCCGTATTTGAAGGAATGAAAGCTTATTTGACAGCGGAGGGAAATGCACAATTGTTCCGGCCTGAACGCAATTTCAAGCGGATGAATCATTCCAACAGCCGCCTGTGTATACCGCCGATTGATGAGGCGTTTGCATTGAAAGCTTTGAAGCAGCTAATAGCATTAGAAAAGGAATGGATCCCTAAGGCTGAGGGCACATCACTGTATATTCGGCCATTTATTATTTCCACCGAGCCGTTTCTTGGTGTTGCGCCAGCACGTCATTATAAATTTATGATTATTTTATCGCCAGTCGGTGCTTATTATAAAGAAGGGATTAATCCAATTAAAATCGCCGTTGAAAGCGAATATGTACGTACCGTGAAAGGCGGAACCGGTGAGGCGAAAACCGGCGGAAACTATGCAGCAAGTCTTAAGGCACAGGAGGCAGCAGAAGAAGGCATTGCGCAGGTGCTATGGCTAGATGGTGTAGAAAAGAAATATATCGAGGAAGTCGGCAGTATGAATGTGTTTTTCAAAATTGACGGGAAAGTAGTGACACCTGCGTTAAACGGAAGTATTCTTGAGGGGGTTACACGAAATTCAGTCATCCAACTTTTAAAACACTGGGACGTTCCGGTCGAGGAGCGGAAACTCTCCATGGATGAGGTGTTCCAAGCACACCAGGAAGGCAAGCTGGAAGAAGCATTCGGTGCAGGAACCGCTGCTGTTATTTCACCAATAGGAGAGCTTGTCTGGGGTGAACATCGCCTGAACATTAACAGTGGGAAAACAGGCGCTGTCGCTAAAAAGCTATATGATACCCTGACAGGCATCCAGTACGGTAAAACAATCGACCCATTTGGTTGGGTAATGCCAGTGGAAGAACGTGATCTACAGAGTCTTAAAGCCACTGTATGA
- a CDS encoding proline dehydrogenase family protein codes for MTNVTRDFFIGLSNNHFLNAQAKKWGFVLGADKFVAGTTVQSVVEAVKSLNEKGISCTLDNLGEFVSDKQEATEAKNQIIHILEAIHSQQLDCHLSVKLTQLGLDIDQSYCIENMKEILDTAAAYNIFVNIDMEDYTHYEQTLEVLEVLRERYDNVGTVIQSYLYRAQEDMDKLKDVRIRLVKGAYKEGEDVAYPNKQDIDLNFIRLAKQRLLGNTFTSIATHDHHIIEELKTFVAENAISTDVFEFQMLYGFRNDMQDKLAEEGYNFCTYIPFGDDWFGYFMRRLAERPQNLNLVMKDALYTEDNKLKKGPVIAGGAIAAASALAIWRRKNKDKVSS; via the coding sequence ATGACAAATGTGACAAGGGATTTTTTTATCGGTTTATCAAACAATCATTTCTTAAATGCACAGGCAAAAAAGTGGGGATTCGTCCTTGGTGCGGATAAGTTTGTTGCAGGCACAACTGTGCAAAGTGTCGTAGAAGCTGTCAAGTCACTGAATGAAAAAGGTATTAGCTGTACGCTTGATAATTTGGGTGAATTTGTTTCAGATAAACAAGAGGCAACGGAGGCTAAAAATCAAATCATTCATATATTAGAGGCTATCCATTCGCAACAGCTGGACTGTCATTTATCAGTAAAATTAACCCAGCTGGGATTGGACATTGACCAATCGTACTGTATCGAAAACATGAAAGAGATACTGGATACAGCTGCGGCATATAATATTTTTGTCAATATTGATATGGAAGACTATACACACTATGAGCAGACACTAGAAGTGCTAGAGGTTCTCCGTGAGCGTTATGACAATGTTGGAACCGTTATCCAGTCGTATCTTTATAGAGCACAGGAAGATATGGATAAACTGAAAGACGTGCGTATACGGTTGGTTAAAGGTGCTTACAAAGAAGGAGAAGACGTCGCCTATCCCAACAAGCAGGATATTGATCTTAATTTCATTAGACTTGCGAAACAAAGATTGCTAGGGAATACATTCACATCCATTGCTACACATGATCATCATATTATTGAGGAGCTAAAGACATTTGTAGCAGAGAATGCCATTAGTACGGATGTGTTTGAATTTCAGATGCTTTACGGGTTCCGCAATGACATGCAAGATAAGTTGGCGGAAGAAGGCTATAACTTCTGTACGTACATTCCATTTGGTGATGATTGGTTCGGCTATTTCATGCGCCGCCTGGCAGAACGCCCGCAGAACTTAAATCTAGTCATGAAGGATGCCTTATATACGGAAGATAATAAATTGAAAAAAGGACCTGTTATTGCTGGAGGTGCCATTGCGGCAGCATCCGCACTTGCCATATGGCGCAGAAAAAATAAAGATAAGGTATCATCTTAG
- a CDS encoding GNAT family N-acetyltransferase, which produces MQQELRLRSLEKDDLEFLHKLYNDPNVMDYWFAESHYSYQLIKNQFENNLESTEHREFILCSNEERIGFVGIFSISQRHRNAEFAIMIDPNHQGNGYAITATRLAMDYAFNVLNLHKLFLYTDKINEKAIHIYEKAGFRFEGELPEHAFVNGRYHDLITMSVFQRDYRQRF; this is translated from the coding sequence ATGCAGCAGGAGTTGCGGCTTAGATCACTGGAAAAAGATGACTTGGAATTTTTGCACAAGCTTTACAATGACCCGAATGTGATGGATTATTGGTTTGCTGAATCACACTATTCATACCAACTGATCAAAAACCAATTCGAAAACAATCTGGAAAGTACAGAACACCGGGAGTTTATTTTATGTTCTAACGAAGAACGGATTGGATTTGTAGGTATATTCTCCATCAGCCAGCGACATAGAAATGCGGAATTTGCCATCATGATTGACCCCAACCACCAAGGAAACGGTTACGCGATCACAGCCACAAGACTGGCAATGGATTACGCGTTTAACGTACTGAATCTGCATAAGCTGTTCTTATACACTGATAAAATAAACGAAAAGGCTATCCATATTTATGAAAAAGCTGGATTCCGGTTTGAGGGCGAACTACCTGAGCACGCATTTGTAAACGGCCGCTACCACGACCTCATCACCATGAGCGTCTTCCAACGTGATTATCGACAGAGATTCTAA
- a CDS encoding carbohydrate kinase family protein: MKQGAIMLGEALVDFIPANSTNTTFQRSPGGAPANVAAGLARLGEKATFLGKVGDDVLGKFMKDTLASFGVRTNQLSFTRAYRTGLTFVTNTADGDRSFDFYIDPSADRFLASSDIDETDLLRHKILHIGSISLIQEPARQATRHAVKRAKENGMLISYDPNLRMMLWESEEQARTAIVSILQEVDILKLSEEELTFITESNSFAEGVKQLAVYNIPYIVITLGAKGSYVIAAGKSAYVPAMNVTAVDTTGAGDAFVSAMLYCLCQFEKSLDKLTLEDAKQMAEFAAISGALTASTKGAMQALPTLAEVKQYL, encoded by the coding sequence ATGAAACAGGGCGCCATTATGCTGGGAGAAGCTTTAGTTGACTTCATTCCAGCCAATTCGACAAATACCACTTTTCAACGAAGTCCAGGTGGAGCACCTGCCAACGTTGCAGCAGGTCTGGCACGACTTGGCGAGAAGGCAACATTTCTAGGAAAAGTGGGCGACGATGTACTTGGAAAATTTATGAAAGACACCCTTGCCTCGTTTGGAGTTCGAACTAATCAACTGTCGTTCACCCGTGCATATCGGACAGGGTTGACGTTTGTAACCAATACAGCAGACGGTGATCGCAGTTTTGACTTCTACATTGACCCAAGTGCTGACCGGTTTCTTGCTTCATCAGATATTGATGAAACAGACTTACTAAGACATAAAATCCTGCATATTGGTTCTATTTCTTTGATACAGGAACCTGCAAGACAAGCGACTAGGCATGCTGTCAAACGGGCAAAAGAGAATGGTATGCTTATTTCTTACGACCCTAATTTGCGGATGATGCTCTGGGAGTCGGAGGAACAGGCACGCACGGCGATTGTATCAATACTGCAAGAAGTTGACATTTTAAAACTGTCTGAAGAAGAACTGACATTTATAACCGAAAGTAATTCCTTTGCAGAAGGGGTGAAACAACTCGCTGTGTATAATATCCCATACATTGTCATTACGCTTGGGGCAAAAGGTAGCTATGTCATTGCTGCGGGAAAGTCAGCGTATGTACCAGCGATGAATGTAACCGCAGTGGATACAACTGGTGCCGGCGATGCTTTCGTATCAGCCATGCTATATTGTTTGTGCCAATTTGAGAAAAGTCTGGACAAGCTTACGTTAGAGGATGCTAAGCAAATGGCGGAATTTGCAGCCATATCTGGTGCATTAACAGCCTCCACGAAAGGTGCTATGCAGGCATTGCCAACTCTGGCAGAAGTGAAGCAATATTTATAA
- a CDS encoding LacI family DNA-binding transcriptional regulator translates to MHTIKEIAEMANVSRSTVSRALNNSGYVSEEARKRINQVIEKTGYVPSEHAKSLRTKKTKVIGVIVPTIHTETSGKIVAGIDHELAKHGYQILLATTNLNRKKELEYLDLLQVRQVDGIILLGTNTQQQLVEKLNTLSVPVVVIGQELEGIISVVNDDEGAAMELTSYLISQGHTRIGFIGVDETDRAVGYMRKQGYLKAMNHHRLPVKSEWMQEAVFDIDSGHDAMQRILQQPNHPSAVFAATDRLAVGAISFLKRADFRIPTDIAVAGIGASEIATYIDPPLTTVEYQYELAGEHAARQILSQASGSTEVHEKIVLDYRLSIRDSV, encoded by the coding sequence GTGCATACCATTAAAGAAATCGCAGAAATGGCAAATGTGTCCCGCTCGACCGTTTCCCGCGCATTAAATAATTCCGGTTATGTCAGCGAGGAGGCGAGGAAACGAATTAACCAAGTTATCGAAAAAACAGGCTATGTGCCAAGTGAACATGCCAAATCACTTCGCACAAAGAAAACAAAAGTCATTGGGGTCATTGTCCCAACTATCCATACGGAAACATCCGGGAAAATCGTTGCCGGTATTGACCATGAGTTGGCAAAGCACGGATATCAAATTTTACTCGCGACGACCAATCTTAATCGAAAAAAAGAGCTCGAATACCTTGATTTGCTACAAGTTCGTCAAGTTGACGGTATTATTCTGCTGGGCACGAATACACAGCAACAGCTGGTGGAAAAGCTCAACACACTTTCGGTACCTGTGGTTGTGATTGGTCAAGAACTTGAAGGCATTATAAGCGTTGTGAATGATGATGAAGGTGCTGCAATGGAGCTGACGTCTTATTTAATCAGTCAAGGTCATACTCGTATCGGATTTATCGGTGTTGACGAAACAGACCGTGCTGTTGGATATATGCGTAAGCAAGGGTATCTAAAGGCGATGAACCACCATCGGCTTCCCGTCAAATCAGAGTGGATGCAGGAAGCCGTTTTTGACATTGATTCCGGTCACGACGCCATGCAAAGAATACTACAGCAACCCAATCACCCAAGTGCTGTTTTTGCCGCAACAGATCGATTGGCAGTCGGAGCCATCAGCTTTCTGAAACGAGCTGATTTTCGCATCCCCACTGATATTGCTGTTGCTGGAATAGGAGCGTCTGAAATCGCAACATACATTGACCCGCCTTTAACAACCGTGGAATACCAATATGAACTAGCTGGAGAGCATGCTGCCAGACAAATTCTATCACAAGCAAGCGGTAGTACAGAGGTACATGAAAAAATTGTTCTCGACTATAGACTGAGTATCCGTGATAGTGTATGA
- a CDS encoding sucrose-specific PTS transporter subunit IIBC has protein sequence MAENKKIAKELIEAIGGIENIQSVAHCATRLRFMVIDKEQIDQEAVENVNKVKGAFFNSGQYQVILGTGTVNQIYNEVDKFGVNATDKSEQSKAAAKDKNALQRAIRTLGDVFVPIIPVLVATGLFMGVRGLVMQEQILALFGMTPADISDNFLLFTRILTDTAFIFLPALVAWSTFRVFGGTPIIGLVLGLMLVSPELPNAWNVATETEPLYFFGFIPVVGYQGAVLPAFFTGILGAKLEQFIRKRVPESLDLIVTPFLTLLLMIITALFVIGPIFHTVEEYILQGTLAVLNVPFGIAGFLIGGLNQIIVITGVHHIFNLMEIQLLEKFGNNPYNAIITSSVAAQGGAALAVGMKTKSAKLKALALPSSFSAFLGITEPAIFGVNLRYVKPFVAGLIGGGVGGFIASILGLKGTGMAITVIPGTLLYLNGQVLQYIFVNIVAIVVAFVLTWLFGFSDGDRKQTNT, from the coding sequence ATGGCTGAAAATAAAAAAATTGCTAAAGAACTCATTGAGGCTATTGGTGGAATAGAGAATATTCAGTCCGTCGCCCATTGCGCCACCCGGCTTAGGTTTATGGTCATTGACAAAGAACAGATTGACCAAGAAGCAGTGGAAAACGTAAATAAAGTGAAAGGTGCTTTCTTTAATTCCGGCCAATACCAAGTAATCCTTGGGACAGGAACAGTGAATCAAATTTACAACGAAGTGGACAAATTTGGAGTTAATGCAACCGATAAATCCGAACAATCGAAAGCGGCCGCGAAGGATAAAAACGCACTGCAGCGTGCGATTCGTACATTGGGCGATGTCTTTGTTCCAATCATCCCGGTTCTTGTAGCTACCGGTCTGTTCATGGGTGTTCGTGGGCTTGTGATGCAAGAGCAAATTTTAGCATTGTTTGGCATGACTCCCGCTGATATTTCAGATAACTTTCTGTTGTTCACGCGAATTTTAACCGATACAGCATTTATATTCTTACCTGCCTTAGTGGCGTGGTCGACATTCCGAGTTTTTGGTGGAACCCCAATTATTGGGCTTGTCCTTGGATTGATGCTTGTTAGTCCGGAATTGCCGAACGCGTGGAATGTGGCAACCGAAACTGAACCATTGTACTTTTTCGGTTTTATTCCTGTTGTTGGCTACCAAGGGGCTGTATTACCAGCCTTTTTCACGGGCATTCTTGGAGCCAAACTCGAGCAGTTTATTCGTAAGCGGGTTCCAGAATCACTGGATTTAATTGTTACCCCATTTTTAACATTACTGCTTATGATCATTACTGCCTTGTTTGTTATTGGCCCAATTTTTCATACGGTTGAGGAGTATATTTTACAGGGAACGCTTGCTGTTTTGAATGTGCCATTTGGCATTGCCGGTTTTTTAATCGGCGGATTGAACCAGATTATTGTCATTACTGGTGTGCATCACATCTTTAACTTAATGGAGATTCAGTTACTTGAGAAATTTGGAAATAACCCTTATAACGCTATCATCACTTCATCTGTTGCAGCACAAGGTGGGGCAGCGCTTGCGGTTGGTATGAAGACGAAATCAGCCAAATTGAAAGCACTAGCCCTACCGTCATCCTTTTCCGCGTTTCTTGGCATCACGGAACCAGCTATTTTTGGGGTGAATTTGCGTTATGTTAAACCATTTGTGGCCGGACTCATTGGTGGTGGAGTCGGTGGTTTTATCGCATCTATTCTTGGGCTAAAAGGAACTGGCATGGCAATCACGGTTATCCCGGGTACACTTTTATACCTGAATGGCCAAGTATTGCAGTATATTTTTGTAAACATTGTTGCTATTGTTGTTGCTTTCGTTCTGACATGGCTTTTCGGCTTCTCGGACGGTGATCGTAAGCAAACAAACACTTAA
- a CDS encoding glycoside hydrolase family 32 protein, giving the protein MNQSTSLITKAWNYMKDHQEHVTADPYRLHYHLMAPVGLLNDPNGFVFFQGRYHLFFQWNPFETNHGKKFWGHYISDDLIHWKLTTPALAPDQWYDKDGCYSGSAIVNDDKLYIFYTGNVKNKHGDRESYQCLAISKDGHHFYKEGPIIHLPDGYTPHFRDPKVFYKNNSWYMVVGAQTQNLESAVVLYASKDLRQWTFQGKLAGSADFGTEGLGYMWECPDLFELGDSDILIISPQGLEPNGYYFNNIYQAGYLSGSVDYASVSYEHGEFNELDRGFDFYAPQTTEASDGRRLLIAWMGNAEDGETQHPTAKYDWVHALTVPRTLEYKDGKIRQHPIEELTKLRTSDCSHLHVTLKDEEKKLKYPYDNTFELQLSIEEWSASRFQIMFGTTTFTYDETTRTCTLERMRFDQKGIEKRHCHLSALSHIQVYKDTSSVEVFLNKGEETFSARIFDKANEGHITFRTEGHIAFKAHQWKLKTCVNSVDFAI; this is encoded by the coding sequence ATGAATCAATCAACATCACTAATCACGAAGGCCTGGAACTATATGAAGGACCATCAGGAGCATGTGACGGCTGATCCTTACCGCTTGCACTACCATCTGATGGCACCGGTCGGTCTGCTCAATGATCCAAATGGGTTCGTTTTTTTTCAAGGCCGGTACCATCTTTTTTTTCAATGGAACCCATTTGAAACAAACCACGGGAAAAAGTTCTGGGGACATTATATCTCGGACGATTTAATTCACTGGAAACTGACAACACCGGCATTGGCTCCGGACCAATGGTATGATAAAGACGGATGCTATTCGGGAAGTGCCATCGTAAATGATGATAAGCTTTATATTTTTTATACCGGTAATGTAAAAAACAAGCATGGTGATCGGGAGTCTTATCAATGTCTGGCTATATCGAAGGATGGGCATCATTTTTACAAAGAAGGACCTATCATCCATTTGCCGGACGGGTATACTCCTCACTTTCGAGATCCAAAAGTATTTTATAAAAACAACAGTTGGTACATGGTGGTTGGTGCACAGACACAAAACCTTGAAAGTGCAGTTGTGCTATACGCTTCTAAGGACTTGAGGCAATGGACCTTTCAAGGAAAACTGGCCGGTTCAGCTGATTTTGGAACGGAAGGGCTTGGCTATATGTGGGAATGCCCGGATTTATTCGAACTGGGAGATTCTGATATTCTCATCATATCTCCACAAGGGCTAGAACCGAATGGGTATTATTTTAACAATATTTATCAAGCTGGGTATTTATCCGGTTCGGTTGACTATGCATCTGTTTCATATGAGCATGGGGAATTCAACGAGTTGGATCGTGGCTTTGATTTTTATGCCCCCCAGACAACTGAAGCATCAGACGGAAGGCGACTCTTAATAGCGTGGATGGGAAATGCTGAAGACGGGGAAACACAGCATCCAACCGCTAAATATGACTGGGTGCATGCCCTCACCGTCCCCCGCACCTTGGAATACAAGGACGGGAAAATACGCCAACACCCTATTGAAGAGCTTACCAAGTTACGAACGAGTGACTGTTCTCATCTCCATGTTACACTTAAGGATGAAGAAAAAAAGCTTAAGTATCCGTATGACAATACGTTCGAATTACAGTTGAGCATTGAGGAATGGAGTGCCAGTCGCTTTCAAATAATGTTCGGGACAACTACTTTTACCTATGATGAAACAACACGTACATGCACATTAGAGCGAATGCGCTTTGACCAAAAAGGGATCGAAAAAAGGCACTGTCATTTAAGCGCACTAAGTCATATACAAGTGTATAAAGACACCTCATCAGTGGAAGTCTTTCTTAATAAAGGAGAAGAAACATTCTCCGCACGAATATTTGACAAAGCAAATGAAGGGCATATTACCTTCCGTACTGAAGGACACATTGCCTTCAAAGCTCACCAATGGAAACTCAAGACTTGTGTTAATTCAGTTGATTTTGCAATATGA